The Caldicellulosiruptor acetigenus DNA window AACGGGACTCGAACCCGCGACATCTACCTTGGCAAGGTAGCGCTCTACCACCTGAGCTATTCCCGCTCATCTTAAAAAGTGGTGCCTCGGGGCGGAATCGAACCACCGACACGAGGATTTTCAGTCCTCTGCTCTACCAACTGAGCTACCGAGGCACATTTTATTTTTAGTTGGCGACCCAGAAGGGACTCGAACCCTCGACCTCCAGCGTGACAGGCTGGCGCTCTAACCGACTGAGCTACTGGGCCTTTCAATATGGTGGGCAGTGCAGGGCTCGAACCTGCGACCCCCTGCTTGTAAGGCAGGTGCTCTCCCAGCTGAGCTAACCGCCCGTTTTTTTTGAGCGCCGCTTCAATCAGCGGCGACATGTTTTATTATACTTAAGATGCGTGGTTTTTTCAATAGTATTTTTTGGGCAAATTTTTCTTAAATTCAGCTATTTTTGCTCAAAATTTAGCTTCTTCTCGCTATTGCTAAATAAATCTCGATTTTTCTCTTTATTATTCTCCATATTTAATTTTGAAAGCTTCTTCCTTTGAAAAGTAGTATTTTTTCTGGCAAAAACTGCACACAATTTCGATGGTGTCATCTGAAATTTCTTCATCTTTTAAAAGCGGAATTATAGATTCCACCTTCTCTTTAGAACAGTCACATTTGTACACTGGCTGATATCTTGCCAAAACTTCATATTCTATTCTGCCAAAAAGTTCTTTTACAATCTCTTCAATGCTTTTATTTTCAAGTACTGATGAGATGTTCGAAAAATTTTTCAATTTCTGCTCAAGTTCCAAGATGACATCTTCATCTGTGTCAGGTAAAACCTGAATAATAAATCCTCCTGCTGACTTTATACTCTCATCCCTGTCAATTAGAACACCAAGCGCAACAGCTGAAGGAATTTGTTCTGACAGAGCAAAATAGTGTGTTATATCCTCTGCTATTTCGCCAGATATTAGCTCAATTTGACCTATATAAGGTTCTTTCAATCCCAAATCCTTTATTACAGTGAGCGTCCCTTCTCCAATTGCACCCTTGACATTCAACTTTCCTCTCTCATCAATCTCTGTGAGCACCTCTTTGTTTTTTACATATCCTTTTACATTCCCTTTTGAGTCAGAAACAGCAACCAAGCCTTTTAGCACACCTGAACATGATATTTGAACTGACACAGAATGATTTTCACCTTTTAACATAACGCCCATCATAGATGTTGCTGTCAATAACCTTCCCAAAGCTGCTGCAGGAATAGGTGGAAGGTTATGTATTTTGCGTGCATACTCTACTATATCTGTTGAATCCATGATAAAGATTGCTATGTTCTTGTCTTTTGACAGAGCTCTCAAGATTTTTGCCATATAAATTCTCCCTCCGAAATTTGATTTGTCAAGAAAGTTTATATATAGTCTATTTTAATCCAAAAACAAAAAAGCTTCCAGCAAAACTGCCAGAAGCTCATTTTACTTTCCTTACATTCATAGCCTGATTGCCTCTCTCTGTCTTCACAATATCAAACTCAACCATCTGCCCCTCTGCAAGTGTCTTGTACCCTTCCATATTGATGGCAGAAAAGTGCACAAACACATCTTCACCATTGTCAGCACTTATAAATCCATACCCTTTTTCGGGATTAAACCATTTTACCCTACCTCGCATCTTTAAAAATCCACCTTCTTCAAAAGTAAATTTACAAAAGATATTATTCTCTTTTTTGAGAGATTATTATTCATCAAATTTTCTTACAAACATAACACACTTTTGATGAAAATTTGGTCTTAAAAGGAAATTTATAATCATATACCTTTTGCAATACCTCAAAACCATAGTCCTTTAAGACATTCTCAACAAATTCTTCGTCGTATATAAACTGGTATACGTCTTCAGAGATATTCTTACCGTTTCTTTCTCTTACTGAAAAATCTATTTTTAAATACCTTGAGGTTAAGTTGAACTTCCATCCCAAAAGTGTGCCGCCAAGTTTTTTGACAATAAGTCTTCTTCGGCCAAGCTTTTGTAAATATTCTTTGGTGTTTATATCAAAAATAAGTATTCCATTTTTCTTTAAAATAATATTAGCATTTTTAAAAAAGTCAAATACATCTTTCTTAGGAACGTGATTTACAACATCCATTGTACACAGAGCAGCCTCAAACTTCTTTCTGGACGTAAAATTCAAAAAATTTAGATTGTAAAGCTTTATCCCTTTTAAAACGGCTCTTTTGAAAGCAAGGTTTATCATCTTTGAAGAAATATCAATCCCATAAAGTTTTTTAAAACCTCTTCGTTTTAAAAGAAATAGCAGTTTGGCATCTGCACATCCTATGTCCAATATCTTACAGTCTTTTTTAACCCCATAATCCAAAAAACTTTTTTCTATAAATCTGAGAATGTCTTTCTTACTAAAAAACAATGACGAAAATTTTGAATAGTAAGTAGCTATTTTACTATACGAATTCATCTTAATTATTGAAGCTTAACCCTCTCCCCTACCTTTCTTTCTGTGCCATTTAAAAGCCTTTTAATATTTTCCCTGTGCCTGATGATTATAACCACCAAAATAATTAAAGCTAAAAACCAATACTCTCTTGCAAATATCAAAACTGCAAAGAAATACAAAATTGCTCCAACAATCACTGTCAAAGACATGTACCTTTTGAGCAGCAAAACAATAAGTGCCAGTGCAATAACAACAAGCGTTATAACTGGGGTTGCAACAAGTGCAACACCAATTGAAGTTGCCGCTGCCTTTCCTCCCCTGAACCCGAAATAAAGTGGGAAAGTATGCCCCCAAATAACCGCAAATCCAGCCAAAGTAACACCAAGCACAACGTCATCTGGCATAACTATCTTTGCAAACAGGGTTGCAACAACACCTTTTAAAACGTCAATTGCAAAAACCAAAATTGCAGGACCAATTCCAAGAGTCCTCAAAACATTTGTTGTTCCAGGATTTCCACTCCCATACTTTCTAATATCAATACCATTTACCATCTTGCTAATTATGAGCGCCGGAAGAACACTTCCCAGCAAATAACCTACCGCAAGCACAATCAAAATCTGAAGTGCTTTCATTTGTCCTGTTCCCCTTTCTCTCTAATAAGAAATATTATCGGAACTCCCGTAAAGTCAAATGTCTTTCTCAGATAATTCTCAATATACCTTTGATATGAAAAATGAAACAGGTCCTTGCTATTAACAAAAATAGCTATTTTGGGCGGCTTTTCCCCCACTTGAGTCATGTAATAGATTTTTAGCTGCTTTCCTTTGTCGCTCGGTGGCTGATATATTGTTGTTGCCTCCGCTAAAACATCGTTGAGCTGCCCGGTAGTTATTCTTCGCGTATAATTGCCATATACATACAGTACTGTTTCAAGTAGCTTCTTGACTCTGAACCCTGTTTTTGCCGAAATAAAAAGTACAGGTGCAAATTTTAAAAAGCTGAGCTTTTCTTCTATCTGTTTTTTATACTCATCTGCTGTTTTTTCATCTTTTTCAACAGCATCCCATTTGTTGACCGCAACAATACATCCTTTCCCAGCCTCATAAGCATATCCTGCAACCTTTGCATCCTGTTCAGATACATCTTCTGTTCCATCCAGTAAAATTATACAGATATCACTTCTTTCTATTGCCTGAAGAGTTCTCAGCATGCTGTACCTTTCCACGTTGTCATATATCTTGCTTTTTCGTCTAAGTCCTGCCGTGTCAATCAAAGTTATAGGAATGCCTTCAAATTCAAATGTAGAGTCTATCGCGTCGCGCGTCGTTCCTGGAATATCGCTCACAATAACCCTTTCCTCACCAAGAATATAATTTACAAGAGAGGACTTTCCTGTGTTTGGCTTTCCTATTATCGCCACCTTTATTGTACTTTCCTCTATTTCATTTATTCCCTCTTTATCTAAATAATTAACAACTGCATCTAAAACATCTCCAACTCCTGTTCCGTGCTCAGCAGACATAGCTATCGGGTCAGAAAGTCCAAGCTCATAAAACTCATATATCATAGCCTGCTGTGAAATATTATCAATCTTATTTACAGCAAGAACAATTGGCTTTTTCGAAGTTCTGAGCATGTTGGCAACTTCTCTGTCTGCATCGGTAAGCCCAGTTTTACCATCAACCATGAAAATAATCACGTCAGACATATCAATTGCAAACTGGGCTTGCCTTCTCATTTGTTTTAGTATTATGTCTTCAGAGTATGGTTCAATTCCGCCCGTGTCAATCACATTAAAAGTTATTCCTCTCCATTCTGTCTCACCAATTATCCTGTCACGGGTAATACCCGGTGTATCATCCACAATTGCCCGTCTTTCGCCAATGAGCCTGTTAAAAAGTGTTGACTTGCCCCCATTAGGTCTTCCAACTATTGCAACTGTTGGCTTCAATTTTTCTCACCACCTTTCAAAAGGTAATACAAAAGTTTTCTGCCATGATTTTGCACAGCGTACACAGCCTTTTTTAGCTCTTTGGCAACATCATCTATATGAACATCATCCAAGAATTTATTTTCATGATTGAGAGCACA harbors:
- the der gene encoding ribosome biogenesis GTPase Der, with translation MKPTVAIVGRPNGGKSTLFNRLIGERRAIVDDTPGITRDRIIGETEWRGITFNVIDTGGIEPYSEDIILKQMRRQAQFAIDMSDVIIFMVDGKTGLTDADREVANMLRTSKKPIVLAVNKIDNISQQAMIYEFYELGLSDPIAMSAEHGTGVGDVLDAVVNYLDKEGINEIEESTIKVAIIGKPNTGKSSLVNYILGEERVIVSDIPGTTRDAIDSTFEFEGIPITLIDTAGLRRKSKIYDNVERYSMLRTLQAIERSDICIILLDGTEDVSEQDAKVAGYAYEAGKGCIVAVNKWDAVEKDEKTADEYKKQIEEKLSFLKFAPVLFISAKTGFRVKKLLETVLYVYGNYTRRITTGQLNDVLAEATTIYQPPSDKGKQLKIYYMTQVGEKPPKIAIFVNSKDLFHFSYQRYIENYLRKTFDFTGVPIIFLIREKGEQDK
- a CDS encoding class I SAM-dependent methyltransferase gives rise to the protein MNSYSKIATYYSKFSSLFFSKKDILRFIEKSFLDYGVKKDCKILDIGCADAKLLFLLKRRGFKKLYGIDISSKMINLAFKRAVLKGIKLYNLNFLNFTSRKKFEAALCTMDVVNHVPKKDVFDFFKNANIILKKNGILIFDINTKEYLQKLGRRRLIVKKLGGTLLGWKFNLTSRYLKIDFSVRERNGKNISEDVYQFIYDEEFVENVLKDYGFEVLQKVYDYKFPFKTKFSSKVCYVCKKI
- the hslO gene encoding Hsp33 family molecular chaperone HslO translates to MAKILRALSKDKNIAIFIMDSTDIVEYARKIHNLPPIPAAALGRLLTATSMMGVMLKGENHSVSVQISCSGVLKGLVAVSDSKGNVKGYVKNKEVLTEIDERGKLNVKGAIGEGTLTVIKDLGLKEPYIGQIELISGEIAEDITHYFALSEQIPSAVALGVLIDRDESIKSAGGFIIQVLPDTDEDVILELEQKLKNFSNISSVLENKSIEEIVKELFGRIEYEVLARYQPVYKCDCSKEKVESIIPLLKDEEISDDTIEIVCSFCQKKYYFSKEEAFKIKYGE
- a CDS encoding cold-shock protein; translated protein: MRGRVKWFNPEKGYGFISADNGEDVFVHFSAINMEGYKTLAEGQMVEFDIVKTERGNQAMNVRKVK
- the plsY gene encoding glycerol-3-phosphate 1-O-acyltransferase PlsY, yielding MKALQILIVLAVGYLLGSVLPALIISKMVNGIDIRKYGSGNPGTTNVLRTLGIGPAILVFAIDVLKGVVATLFAKIVMPDDVVLGVTLAGFAVIWGHTFPLYFGFRGGKAAATSIGVALVATPVITLVVIALALIVLLLKRYMSLTVIVGAILYFFAVLIFAREYWFLALIILVVIIIRHRENIKRLLNGTERKVGERVKLQ